Proteins from one Hydrogenophaga sp. BPS33 genomic window:
- a CDS encoding theronine dehydrogenase, with amino-acid sequence MRAASTTTRKPAGLWRYSLRWSLPHKPCPGPLELAAVEVPAGDQCPPVVADLWKPGTGYAVCVDFPQPAEIRRWSDERKAQARRRNLARRVEKAAPLFADELIARELEARPDYFAGKNPHRGLATDTPPGLDASVTNERATQ; translated from the coding sequence ATGCGGGCCGCGTCCACCACGACCAGGAAGCCGGCCGGCTTGTGGCGCTACTCGCTGCGCTGGAGCCTGCCGCACAAGCCCTGCCCTGGCCCGCTGGAACTGGCGGCGGTCGAGGTTCCGGCCGGCGACCAGTGCCCGCCCGTGGTGGCCGATCTTTGGAAGCCCGGCACCGGCTATGCCGTGTGCGTTGACTTCCCGCAGCCGGCCGAAATCCGCCGCTGGAGCGACGAGCGCAAGGCGCAGGCACGCCGCCGCAATCTCGCGCGCCGCGTCGAGAAGGCCGCGCCCTTGTTCGCCGACGAGCTGATCGCCCGCGAGCTGGAGGCGCGGCCCGACTACTTCGCGGGCAAGAACCCGCATCGAGGCTTGGCGACAGACACGCCGCCAGGCCTCGATGCTTCCGTCACCAACGAAAGGGCAACGCAATGA